A portion of the Citrobacter rodentium NBRC 105723 = DSM 16636 genome contains these proteins:
- the panC gene encoding pantoate--beta-alanine ligase — MLIIETLPLLRQHIRRARQEGKRIALVPTMGNLHDGHLKLVDEAKARADIVVVSIFVNPMQFDRPDDLARYPRTLQEDCEKLNKRKVDVVFAPAADQIYPQGTEGQTYVDVPGLSTMLEGASRPGHFRGVSTIVSKLFNLVGPDIACFGEKDFQQLALIRKMVADMGYDIEIVGVPIIRAKDGLALSSRNGYLTAEQRKIAPGLYKAMCGIGEKLQAGERELDELIALAEKELNEKGFRADDIQIRDADTLLELTESSQRAVILAAAWLGQARLIDNQIVTLTQ, encoded by the coding sequence GTGCTGATAATTGAAACCCTGCCGCTGCTGCGCCAGCATATCCGCAGAGCCCGTCAGGAAGGTAAACGTATTGCGCTGGTGCCGACGATGGGCAACCTGCATGACGGCCATCTGAAGCTGGTAGATGAAGCGAAAGCCCGCGCCGATATCGTGGTGGTCAGTATCTTCGTTAACCCGATGCAGTTTGACCGCCCTGACGATCTGGCGCGCTACCCGCGCACGTTGCAGGAAGATTGCGAAAAGCTGAACAAGCGCAAAGTCGATGTCGTCTTTGCCCCGGCAGCCGATCAAATCTACCCGCAGGGCACCGAAGGCCAGACGTATGTCGACGTGCCGGGACTGTCCACCATGCTGGAAGGCGCCAGCCGTCCGGGTCATTTCCGCGGCGTTTCCACCATCGTCAGCAAGCTGTTTAATCTCGTTGGGCCGGATATCGCCTGCTTTGGCGAGAAAGATTTTCAGCAGCTGGCGCTGATCCGCAAAATGGTGGCGGATATGGGCTATGACATCGAGATTGTCGGCGTGCCGATTATTCGCGCCAAAGACGGTCTGGCCCTGAGTTCGCGCAACGGCTATCTGACGGCTGAACAGCGCAAAATCGCCCCCGGCCTGTACAAAGCGATGTGCGGCATCGGCGAAAAATTGCAGGCTGGCGAGCGCGAACTCGACGAACTGATCGCCCTTGCGGAGAAGGAGCTGAATGAAAAAGGCTTCCGCGCCGATGATATTCAGATCCGCGACGCCGATACCCTGCTCGAGCTGACCGAAAGCAGCCAGCGGGCGGTAATTCTGGCGGCGGCGTGGCTGGGTCAGGCGCGCTTAATCGACAACCAGATCGTGACCTTAACCCAGTAG
- the panD gene encoding aspartate 1-decarboxylase has protein sequence MIRKMLQGKLHRVKVTQADLHYEGSCAIDQDFLDAAGILENEAIDIWNVSNGNRFSTYAIAAERGSRIISVNGAAAHCANVGDIVIIASFVTMTDEEARRWQPKVAYFEGDNEMKRTAKAIPVQVA, from the coding sequence ATGATTCGCAAAATGCTGCAAGGTAAGCTTCACCGTGTGAAAGTCACCCAGGCGGACCTGCACTACGAAGGTTCCTGCGCCATCGATCAGGATTTTCTCGACGCCGCAGGCATCCTGGAAAATGAAGCCATTGATATCTGGAACGTGTCAAACGGCAACCGTTTTTCAACCTACGCGATTGCCGCCGAACGCGGTTCCCGCATCATCTCCGTCAACGGAGCGGCGGCGCACTGCGCAAACGTCGGCGATATTGTGATTATCGCCAGCTTTGTCACCATGACTGACGAAGAAGCGCGCCGCTGGCAGCCGAAAGTGGCCTACTTTGAAGGCGACAACGAAATGAAGCGCACCGCAAAAGCCATCCCTGTTCAGGTCGCCTGA
- a CDS encoding polysaccharide deacetylase family protein: MMKYLVLLLCWLSTAVSAALPARYMQTTENAAIWAQIGDKMITVGHVRSGQILSVIPVAADYYEFSFGFGTGFIDKQHLGPVQGKQRVADSLGDLNKPLSNQNLITWQATPVYNAPNVGSAPFGVLSENLRYPIVSKLKDRLNQTWYQIRIADRLAWISALDAQEDRGMPVLTYHHILRDEENTRFRHTSTTTSVRAFSNQMTWLRDRGYATLTMAQLEGYVRNQLNLPAKAVAITFDDGLKSVSRYAYPVLKQYGMKATAFIITSRIKGRPQKWDPRSLQFMSVSELKGIQDVFDLQSHTHFLHRVDGDRHPILLSRSEHNILFDFKRSRRVLSRFNSQALFLSYPFGGYNSKAVEAAKDAGFHLAVTTVKGKVKPGDNPFLLKRLYILRTDSLEMMSRLISNQPQG, encoded by the coding sequence ATGATGAAATATCTTGTCCTTCTGCTGTGCTGGCTTTCCACTGCGGTCAGCGCGGCGCTGCCCGCCCGCTATATGCAAACCACCGAAAATGCCGCTATCTGGGCGCAAATCGGCGATAAAATGATAACCGTGGGGCACGTTCGCAGCGGGCAAATTCTCTCTGTTATCCCGGTCGCCGCCGATTACTACGAGTTCAGCTTTGGCTTCGGCACCGGGTTTATCGATAAACAGCATCTCGGGCCGGTCCAGGGTAAGCAGCGCGTCGCGGACAGCCTCGGCGATCTCAATAAGCCGCTCAGCAATCAGAACCTGATTACCTGGCAGGCGACGCCTGTTTACAACGCGCCGAACGTCGGCAGCGCGCCGTTTGGCGTCCTGAGCGAAAACCTGCGTTATCCCATCGTCAGTAAACTCAAAGACCGGCTGAATCAAACCTGGTATCAGATTCGCATCGCCGACAGGCTGGCCTGGATAAGCGCGCTTGATGCGCAGGAGGATCGCGGAATGCCGGTTCTGACTTATCACCATATCCTGCGCGATGAAGAAAATACCCGCTTCCGTCATACCTCAACCACCACCAGCGTGCGGGCGTTCAGCAATCAGATGACGTGGCTGCGCGATCGGGGATATGCCACCCTGACGATGGCGCAGCTCGAAGGCTATGTGCGCAACCAGCTGAACCTGCCCGCAAAAGCGGTAGCGATCACCTTTGACGACGGCCTTAAGTCGGTAAGCCGCTATGCGTATCCGGTACTGAAACAGTACGGGATGAAGGCGACGGCGTTTATTATCACCTCGCGCATCAAAGGCCGTCCGCAGAAATGGGATCCGCGCTCGCTACAGTTTATGAGCGTTTCCGAACTGAAAGGCATTCAGGACGTTTTTGATTTACAGTCGCACACCCATTTTCTGCATCGGGTGGATGGCGACAGGCATCCCATTTTACTCAGCCGCAGCGAGCACAATATCCTTTTTGATTTTAAGCGTTCGCGCCGCGTGCTCTCGCGCTTCAATTCGCAGGCGCTGTTTCTCTCTTACCCGTTTGGCGGCTATAACAGTAAAGCGGTGGAAGCGGCAAAGGATGCCGGTTTTCATCTGGCGGTGACCACGGTGAAAGGAAAGGTGAAACCGGGGGATAATCCCTTCCTGCTGAAGCGTTTGTATATCTTAAGAACGGATTCGCTGGAGATGATGTCGCGGCTGATCAGCAATCAGCCGCAGGGATAA
- a CDS encoding PTS sugar transporter subunit IIA: MLGWVITCHDDRAQELLERLEKRYGPLTQCRAVNYWQGLSANMLSRIMCDALHETDSGEGVIFLTDISGAAPYRVASLLSHKHPLCEVISGVSFSLLEQMLLLRETMNSAAFRDRIVALGAPEVTSLWHQQQKNPPFVLLHDLYAC; encoded by the coding sequence ATGTTAGGTTGGGTGATTACCTGTCATGACGATAGGGCGCAGGAGTTGCTGGAGCGTCTGGAAAAGAGGTACGGACCGCTGACGCAGTGCCGGGCGGTCAATTACTGGCAAGGGCTGAGCGCCAATATGCTGAGCCGGATCATGTGCGATGCGCTGCACGAAACGGATTCCGGCGAGGGTGTTATTTTTCTGACTGATATTTCTGGCGCCGCGCCGTATCGCGTGGCGTCACTGCTGAGCCACAAACATCCGCTGTGTGAAGTGATCTCCGGGGTGAGTTTTTCGCTGCTCGAACAGATGCTGTTATTACGCGAAACAATGAATAGCGCCGCGTTTCGCGACCGGATCGTTGCCCTTGGCGCGCCAGAAGTGACCAGCCTCTGGCATCAGCAACAAAAGAATCCGCCTTTTGTTCTGCTGCACGATCTGTATGCGTGCTAG
- a CDS encoding ABC transporter permease codes for MMQLYWVALKSIWAKEINRFMRIWVQTLVPPVITMTLYFIIFGNLIGSRIGEMHGFSYMQFIVPGLIMMAVITNAYANVASSFFSAKFQRNIEELLVAPVPTHVIIAGFVGGGVARGLCVGVLVTAVSLFFVPFQVHSWLFVAMTLVLTAILFSLAGLLNAVFAKTFDDISLIPTFVLTPLTYLGGVFYSLTLLPPFWQGLSHLNPIVYMISGFRYGFLGIHDVPLVTTFGVLLIFIIAFYLLCWTLIQRGRGLRS; via the coding sequence ATGATGCAGCTTTACTGGGTGGCGCTGAAAAGCATCTGGGCGAAAGAGATTAACCGCTTTATGCGCATCTGGGTGCAGACGCTGGTGCCGCCGGTCATCACCATGACTCTCTATTTTATTATCTTCGGTAACCTGATTGGTTCGCGCATCGGCGAAATGCACGGTTTCAGCTATATGCAGTTTATCGTGCCGGGCCTGATCATGATGGCGGTAATCACCAACGCTTACGCCAACGTCGCCTCATCGTTCTTCAGCGCCAAGTTCCAGCGCAACATTGAAGAACTGCTGGTGGCTCCGGTGCCGACGCACGTGATTATCGCCGGCTTTGTCGGCGGCGGCGTGGCGCGCGGTCTGTGCGTCGGCGTTCTGGTCACGGCGGTGTCGCTGTTTTTCGTGCCGTTCCAGGTCCACTCCTGGCTGTTCGTCGCGATGACGCTGGTATTAACCGCGATTCTGTTTTCGCTGGCGGGATTACTGAATGCCGTGTTTGCTAAAACGTTTGACGATATCAGCCTGATCCCGACCTTCGTGCTGACGCCGCTGACCTATCTTGGCGGGGTGTTCTATTCCCTGACGCTGTTGCCGCCGTTCTGGCAGGGGCTGTCGCACCTGAATCCGATCGTCTATATGATCAGCGGCTTCCGTTACGGTTTCCTCGGCATTCACGATGTGCCGCTGGTGACCACTTTCGGCGTACTGCTGATCTTCATTATCGCTTTTTATCTGCTGTGCTGGACGCTGATCCAGCGTGGCCGCGGTCTGCGTAGCTGA
- a CDS encoding ABC transporter ATP-binding protein — MTIALELQQLKKTYPGGVQALRGIDLQVEAGDFYALLGPNGAGKSTTIGIISSLVNKTSGRVCVFGYDLEKDIVNAKRQLGLVPQEFNFNPFETVQQIVVNQAGYYGVERKEAVARSEKYLKQLDLWEKRNERARMLSGGMKRRLMIARALMHEPKLLILDEPTAGVDIELRRSMWGFLKDLNDKGTTIILTTHYLEEAEMLCRNIGIIQHGELVENTSMKSLLSKLKSETFILDLAPRSPLPKLNGYQYRLVDTSTLEVEVLREQGINSVFSQLSEQGIQVLSMRNKANRLEELFVSLVHEKQGDRA, encoded by the coding sequence AGCGGGGGATTTTTATGCGCTGCTCGGGCCGAACGGGGCAGGCAAGTCAACGACCATCGGCATTATCAGTTCGCTGGTTAACAAGACTTCCGGACGGGTCTGCGTGTTTGGCTACGATCTGGAAAAAGATATCGTCAACGCCAAACGCCAGCTCGGGCTGGTGCCGCAGGAGTTTAACTTCAACCCGTTTGAAACCGTGCAGCAAATCGTCGTTAATCAGGCGGGTTATTACGGCGTCGAGCGTAAAGAGGCGGTGGCGCGTAGCGAAAAATACCTGAAACAGCTCGATCTGTGGGAAAAACGCAACGAACGCGCGCGTATGTTATCCGGCGGTATGAAGCGTCGCCTGATGATCGCCCGCGCGCTGATGCATGAGCCAAAGCTGCTGATCCTCGATGAGCCGACGGCCGGGGTCGACATTGAGCTCCGCCGCTCAATGTGGGGCTTTCTGAAGGATCTGAACGACAAAGGCACCACCATCATTCTGACCACTCACTATCTGGAGGAAGCGGAAATGCTGTGCCGTAATATCGGCATTATTCAGCACGGCGAGCTGGTGGAAAACACCTCGATGAAGAGTCTGTTGTCCAAGCTGAAATCCGAAACCTTTATTCTCGATTTAGCGCCCAGGAGTCCGCTGCCGAAACTGAACGGCTACCAGTACCGGCTGGTGGATACCTCCACGCTGGAGGTGGAAGTGCTGCGTGAACAGGGTATCAACAGCGTGTTCAGCCAGCTCAGCGAGCAGGGGATTCAGGTATTGAGTATGCGTAACAAAGCGAACCGCCTTGAGGAGCTGTTTGTTTCACTGGTTCATGAAAAACAAGGAGATCGCGCATGA